In Procambarus clarkii isolate CNS0578487 chromosome 13, FALCON_Pclarkii_2.0, whole genome shotgun sequence, the following are encoded in one genomic region:
- the LOC138364439 gene encoding proline-rich protein 36-like — protein MVQAAHEQAPTSGPAHLWPSPLLAQPTSGPAHLWTSPPLDQPTSGPAHLWPSPPLDQPTSGPAHLWTSPPLAQATSGPAHLWTSPPLDQPTSGPAHLWTSPPLDQPTSGPAHLWTSPPLDQPTSGPAHLWTSPLLDQPTSGPAHLWTSPPLDQPTSGPAHLWTSPPLDQPTSGPAHHAAPKLRLITTT, from the coding sequence CCCACCTCTGGCCCAGCCCACCTCTGGCCCAGTCCACTTCTGGCCCAGCCCACCTCTGGCCCAGCCCACCTCTGGACCAGCCCACCTCTGGACCAGCCCACCTCTGGCCCAGCCCACCTCTGGCCCAGCCCACCTCTGGACCAGCCCACCTCTGGACCAGCCCACCTCTGGACCAGCCCACCTCTAGCCCAGGCCACCTCTGGACCAGCCCACCTCTGGACCAGCCCACCTCTGGACCAGCCCACCTCTGGACCAGCCCACCTCTGGACCAGCCCACCTCTGGACCAGCCCACCTCTGGACCAGCCCACCTCTGGACCAGCCCACCTCTGGACCAGCCCACTTCTGGACCAGCCCACCTCTGGACCAGCCCACTTCTGGACCAGCCCACCTCTGGACCAGCCCACCTCTGGACCAGCCCACCTCTGGACCAGCCCACCTCTGGACCAGCCCACCTCTGGACCAGCCCACCTCTGGACCAGCCCACCTCTGGACCAGCCCACCACGCCGCCCCTAAACTGCGTCTTATCACCACTACATGA